One Antarctobacter heliothermus DNA segment encodes these proteins:
- the rplQ gene encoding 50S ribosomal protein L17 — translation MRHAKGYRRLNRTHEHRKALWANMAGSLIEHEQIKTTLPKAKELKRVIDKLITLGKRGDLHARRQAAAQLKEDKDVAKLFEILGPRYAERSGGYCRVLKAGFRYGDMAPMAIIELVDRDVDAKGAADKARVAEAAE, via the coding sequence ATGCGTCACGCAAAAGGATACCGCCGCCTCAACCGCACCCATGAGCACCGTAAGGCGCTGTGGGCGAACATGGCCGGCTCGCTCATCGAACATGAGCAGATCAAAACCACGCTGCCGAAAGCCAAGGAACTCAAGCGCGTCATCGACAAGCTGATTACTTTGGGCAAGCGCGGCGACCTGCACGCGCGCCGTCAGGCCGCAGCTCAGTTGAAAGAAGACAAGGACGTCGCCAAGCTGTTCGAGATCCTCGGCCCGCGTTATGCCGAGCGTTCGGGCGGTTACTGCCGCGTTCTGAAGGCCGGTTTCCGCTATGGTGACATGGCGCCGATGGCGATCATCGAACTGGTCGACCGCGATGTCGACGCCAAGGGGGCTGCCGACAAGGCACGCGTTGCGGAAGCCGCTGAATAA
- a CDS encoding adenylate kinase — protein sequence MNIILLGPPGAGKGTQARILEETRGLVQLSTGDMLREAKDSGTEMGKIVADVMARGELVTDEIVIGLIREKLQTVKAPGFIFDGFPRTLAQADALGELLAEMGQTLDKVIELRVDDEALVARITARSTCANCGEVYNDNTKPIPADGVCTSCGEKAEFKRRADDNEDSLRTRLMAYYKQTSPLVGYYYAKGMHTETDGMGEIAEIQSAIAAQLDG from the coding sequence ATGAACATCATTCTATTGGGACCGCCGGGAGCGGGGAAGGGCACGCAAGCGCGTATTCTTGAGGAGACTCGCGGCTTGGTGCAATTGTCCACCGGGGACATGCTGCGCGAAGCCAAAGACAGCGGCACCGAAATGGGAAAGATCGTCGCCGACGTGATGGCCCGCGGTGAGTTGGTGACCGATGAGATCGTGATCGGTCTGATCCGTGAAAAGCTGCAAACGGTAAAGGCGCCCGGTTTTATCTTTGACGGCTTCCCGCGCACGTTGGCCCAGGCGGATGCCTTGGGTGAATTGTTGGCCGAAATGGGCCAGACGCTGGACAAGGTAATCGAACTGCGCGTCGACGATGAGGCGCTGGTGGCGCGGATCACGGCGCGTTCAACCTGCGCCAATTGTGGTGAGGTCTACAACGACAACACCAAACCGATCCCGGCGGATGGTGTTTGCACCTCTTGCGGTGAAAAGGCCGAGTTCAAGCGCCGCGCCGACGACAACGAAGACAGCCTGCGCACCCGTCTGATGGCCTATTACAAGCAGACGTCTCCGCTGGTTGGCTACTACTATGCCAAGGGCATGCACACCGAAACCGACGGTATGGGCGAGATTGCGGAAATCCAGTCCGCCATCGCCGCACAGCTGGACGGCTGA
- a CDS encoding aldo/keto reductase, producing MKLARTNVLNHRTASPVTLTQLGFGGAPLGNLYRKIEDSAAQATLDAAWNAGIRYFDTAPQYGLGRSEMRFSEALNRFDPDAMTLSTKVGRVLHDCAPEEVTPEAFVDVPQKRIAFDFTYDGIMRSFEDSKARLGTDKIDILFLHDIDAGAHGQAFEDNNLRQLFTLGGYQALSQLREAGQIAAIGAGVNTWQICERLLEEADFDGFLLAGRYTLLEQEPLERFLPLCIERDVGIILGGPYNSGILATGAVDGARYDYAPAPEDILQRVRKLSAVCDAHDTPLIAVALQFPLGHDAVKTVIPGASTPDEVRQNVAIFDHTVPAALWSDLKSEGLIRADAPTPQDIDARV from the coding sequence ATGAAACTGGCCAGAACAAACGTGCTGAACCACCGCACGGCCTCCCCCGTGACACTGACGCAGCTTGGGTTTGGGGGCGCCCCACTGGGCAATCTCTACCGCAAGATCGAAGACAGCGCCGCGCAGGCCACGCTAGATGCCGCCTGGAACGCAGGCATCCGCTATTTCGACACAGCGCCGCAGTACGGGCTGGGCCGCTCGGAAATGCGATTCTCCGAGGCGCTGAACCGATTCGATCCCGACGCGATGACCCTGTCGACCAAGGTGGGCCGCGTCCTGCACGACTGCGCCCCCGAAGAGGTCACGCCCGAGGCCTTTGTCGACGTTCCTCAGAAACGGATCGCATTCGATTTTACCTATGACGGGATCATGCGCAGCTTTGAGGACAGCAAAGCCCGCCTTGGGACCGACAAGATCGACATATTGTTTCTGCACGACATAGACGCCGGGGCGCATGGCCAAGCCTTTGAAGACAACAATCTGCGCCAGCTCTTCACGCTGGGTGGCTACCAAGCGTTGTCCCAATTGCGCGAAGCCGGCCAGATCGCGGCCATCGGTGCCGGGGTCAACACCTGGCAGATTTGCGAACGCCTGCTGGAAGAGGCCGATTTCGACGGGTTCCTGTTGGCGGGTCGGTATACATTGCTGGAACAAGAGCCGCTTGAGCGGTTCTTGCCGCTTTGCATTGAACGGGACGTGGGAATCATTCTGGGCGGTCCCTACAACTCTGGCATCCTTGCCACGGGCGCGGTCGACGGTGCGCGGTATGACTATGCGCCCGCGCCAGAGGACATTCTGCAACGGGTGCGCAAGCTGAGCGCGGTTTGCGACGCCCATGATACCCCGCTGATCGCGGTGGCCCTGCAATTCCCGCTGGGCCACGACGCTGTGAAAACGGTCATTCCCGGCGCATCTACGCCCGACGAAGTCCGCCAGAACGTCGCCATTTTCGACCACACCGTCCCCGCAGCGCTATGGTCGGATCTGAAGTCCGAAGGCCTGATCCGCGCAGATGCGCCCACTCCACAGGACATTGACGCTAGGGTGTGA
- a CDS encoding GntR family transcriptional regulator: protein MSKSDPALDITHLEGPLGQRVYTALRRSILDMTLEPGAILRKGALCEQLGVSRSPVAEALGRLSSDGLVDIIPQSATRVSQFSMAELLEEDFLREAVETAAVARVAEDHTPDQLLRLSRNLRLQGLLVEDADFQGFFEADLEFHEMILGFTGFPKVTLVAEEMTLQLRRARKLILPEPGRPAEAVAEHQIILAAIEAKDSRAARTAMSRHLRQLIKRIKPLERQHPDYFRAT, encoded by the coding sequence ATGTCAAAATCCGACCCCGCGCTTGATATAACCCATCTCGAAGGTCCGCTTGGGCAGAGGGTCTATACCGCTTTGCGCCGCAGCATCTTGGATATGACGCTGGAGCCCGGGGCCATCCTGCGCAAGGGGGCACTGTGTGAACAACTGGGCGTATCGCGGTCCCCTGTCGCCGAAGCGTTGGGACGGTTGTCGTCAGACGGGTTGGTCGACATCATTCCACAGTCCGCGACCCGCGTTTCACAGTTCTCCATGGCCGAATTGCTGGAAGAGGATTTCCTGCGTGAAGCTGTCGAAACCGCAGCTGTCGCACGCGTCGCCGAAGATCACACTCCCGACCAACTGCTGCGATTGTCACGCAACCTGCGCCTACAGGGACTACTGGTCGAAGACGCCGATTTTCAGGGCTTTTTCGAGGCCGATCTGGAATTTCACGAAATGATCCTAGGCTTTACCGGGTTTCCCAAGGTCACGCTGGTGGCCGAGGAAATGACCCTGCAACTACGCCGTGCGCGCAAACTTATCCTGCCTGAACCCGGCCGCCCTGCCGAAGCGGTGGCGGAACATCAAATCATTCTCGCCGCGATAGAAGCAAAGGACAGCAGGGCCGCCCGAACGGCCATGTCCCGCCACCTTCGCCAACTGATCAAGCGGATCAAACCGCTGGAACGCCAACACCCGGACTATTTCCGCGCAACCTGA
- the rpsK gene encoding 30S ribosomal protein S11 — protein sequence MARDTRRAGGKKKVSKNIAAGVAHVNSTFNNTKILISDVQGNAIAWSSAGTMGFKGSRKSTPYAAQLAAEDAGKKAQEHGVKTLEVEVQGPGSGRESALRALAAVGFNITSIRDVTPIAHNGCRPPKRRRV from the coding sequence ATGGCACGTGATACGCGCCGCGCAGGCGGCAAGAAAAAGGTCTCCAAGAACATCGCAGCTGGCGTTGCGCATGTGAACTCGACCTTCAACAACACCAAGATCCTGATCTCGGACGTGCAGGGCAATGCGATCGCATGGTCGTCGGCTGGCACCATGGGGTTCAAAGGCTCGCGGAAATCGACACCTTACGCTGCACAGTTGGCCGCCGAAGACGCGGGCAAGAAGGCGCAGGAACATGGTGTGAAGACCCTCGAAGTCGAAGTTCAGGGCCCCGGTTCGGGCCGTGAATCGGCTCTGCGCGCTTTGGCCGCCGTGGGTTTTAACATCACCTCGATCCGCGACGTGACGCCGATTGCGCACAATGGCTGCCGTCCGCCGAAGCGCCGCCGGGTCTGA
- the dapF gene encoding diaminopimelate epimerase translates to MEQTPSPLPFMKMHGLGNDFVVIDSREREAILTASRIAAIADRHRGVGFDQLAVISLRAGLPHLTFYNADGSTSAACGNATRCIARHLMDASGDSRLSLTTDHGTLSAVDAGGGLTSVNMGPPQLEWADIPLAEEMDTLELPIEGSPTATGMGNPHCTFFVENAETVALDQFGPRYEHHPLYPQRTNVQVASLIGPDHLRMRVWERGVGVTLASGSSSCATAVAAARRGLTGRKVQIDLDGGTLHVDWRDDGVWMTGPTAHVFDGQFTPQWLDANP, encoded by the coding sequence ATGGAACAGACACCTTCCCCCCTGCCCTTCATGAAAATGCACGGGCTTGGCAATGATTTCGTCGTGATTGATTCGCGAGAACGTGAGGCGATTCTCACGGCCAGCCGCATTGCGGCCATCGCCGACCGGCACCGGGGCGTCGGATTTGATCAGCTTGCCGTCATTTCGCTGCGCGCGGGTCTCCCGCATCTGACCTTCTACAATGCCGACGGCTCCACGTCAGCGGCCTGTGGCAACGCCACCCGCTGCATTGCGCGGCATCTGATGGACGCCAGCGGCGACAGCCGGCTGAGCCTGACCACAGATCATGGCACGCTGAGTGCGGTCGACGCCGGGGGGGGCCTGACCTCTGTCAACATGGGGCCACCACAACTGGAGTGGGCCGACATCCCGCTGGCCGAGGAAATGGACACTTTGGAATTGCCGATTGAGGGCAGCCCCACCGCCACCGGCATGGGAAACCCGCATTGCACCTTCTTTGTCGAGAACGCAGAGACTGTGGCGCTGGATCAGTTTGGACCGCGCTACGAACACCATCCGCTGTACCCGCAGCGCACCAATGTTCAGGTCGCCAGCCTGATTGGTCCCGATCACCTGCGGATGCGCGTATGGGAACGGGGCGTTGGTGTTACATTGGCCTCCGGCTCATCTTCCTGCGCCACCGCCGTGGCTGCCGCCCGACGTGGGTTGACAGGGCGCAAGGTACAAATCGACCTTGATGGCGGCACGCTACATGTGGACTGGCGCGACGATGGCGTTTGGATGACCGGCCCAACCGCCCACGTCTTTGACGGGCAATTCACACCCCAATGGCTGGATGCGAACCCATGA
- the mtaB gene encoding tRNA (N(6)-L-threonylcarbamoyladenosine(37)-C(2))-methylthiotransferase MtaB produces MSAPKFTTLGCRLNAYETQAMKDLAEAAGVENAVVVNTCAVTAEAVRKARQEIRRLRRENPDARVIVTGCAAQIDPDSFAAMEEVDAVIGNTEKMAADTWKGMVADFIGETEAVQVNDIMSVTETAGHLIDGFGTRSRAYVQVQNGCDHRCTFCIIPYGRGNSRSVAAGVVVDQIKRLRDQGYNEVVLTGVDLTSWGADLPGEPRLGDLVMRILKLTDIPRLRISSIDSIEADDNLMQAIATEPRLMPHLHLSLQHGDDLILKRMKRRHLRDDAIRFCEEARKLRPNMTFGADIIAGFPTETDAHFENSMKLVQDCDLTWLHVFPYSSRPGTPAARIPNKVNGTVIKERAARLRAAGDGRVLAHLAAQVGRDHAILMEAPDMGRTEQFTEVRFATPQPVGQIVRATITGVDGTQLTA; encoded by the coding sequence ATGAGTGCCCCAAAATTCACAACGCTCGGCTGCCGTCTCAACGCCTATGAGACGCAGGCCATGAAGGATCTCGCAGAGGCCGCTGGCGTTGAAAATGCCGTTGTCGTGAACACCTGCGCCGTCACCGCAGAGGCCGTGCGCAAAGCCCGGCAGGAAATCCGCCGCTTGCGCCGCGAAAACCCCGACGCCCGGGTGATCGTCACCGGCTGCGCTGCGCAGATCGACCCCGACAGTTTTGCCGCAATGGAAGAGGTCGACGCCGTCATCGGCAATACCGAAAAGATGGCCGCTGACACTTGGAAAGGCATGGTAGCCGATTTTATCGGTGAAACAGAGGCGGTGCAGGTCAATGACATCATGTCCGTGACCGAAACCGCTGGCCACCTGATCGACGGCTTTGGCACCCGCAGTCGCGCCTATGTGCAGGTCCAGAATGGCTGTGATCACCGCTGCACCTTTTGCATCATCCCCTACGGTCGCGGCAACTCACGCTCCGTCGCGGCCGGAGTTGTGGTGGATCAGATCAAGCGCCTGCGCGATCAGGGCTACAACGAGGTAGTCCTGACCGGTGTCGATCTGACCTCATGGGGGGCCGATCTGCCCGGAGAACCACGACTTGGCGATCTGGTCATGCGCATTCTCAAGCTGACCGATATCCCGCGCCTGCGCATCTCTTCGATCGATTCGATCGAAGCGGATGACAACCTGATGCAGGCGATCGCGACAGAACCTCGACTGATGCCGCATCTGCACCTGTCGCTGCAACATGGCGACGACCTGATCCTGAAACGCATGAAACGCCGCCACCTGCGCGACGACGCGATCCGGTTTTGCGAAGAGGCGCGCAAACTGCGCCCAAACATGACCTTTGGGGCGGACATCATTGCCGGGTTCCCGACAGAGACGGATGCCCATTTCGAGAACTCGATGAAGTTGGTGCAGGACTGCGACCTAACGTGGTTGCACGTCTTCCCCTATTCCTCGCGTCCCGGCACGCCTGCTGCCCGCATTCCGAACAAGGTGAACGGCACCGTGATCAAAGAGCGCGCGGCGCGCCTGCGCGCCGCTGGTGACGGCCGGGTACTGGCCCATCTGGCCGCGCAGGTCGGCCGGGATCACGCCATCCTGATGGAAGCCCCCGACATGGGCCGCACCGAACAGTTTACCGAGGTCCGATTTGCCACGCCTCAACCCGTCGGGCAGATTGTGCGCGCCACAATCACCGGGGTCGACGGCACCCAACTGACGGCCTGA
- a CDS encoding DNA-directed RNA polymerase subunit alpha encodes MIHKNWAELIKPTQLEIKPGADPSRQATVVAEPLERGFGLTLGNALRRVLLSSLQGAAITSVQIDNVLHEFSSVAGVREDVTDIILNLKGVSLRMEVEGPKRLSVTGKGPGVVTAGDIAETNGIEVLNREHVICHVDEGAEVYMEFTVNTGKGYVAADKNKPEDAPIGLIPIDAIYSPVKKVAYDVQPTREGQVLDYDKLTMKIETDGSITPEDAVAFAARILQDQLSIFVNFEEPESANRQDEDDGLEFNPLLLKKVDELELSVRSANCLKNDNIVYIGDLIQKTEAEMLRTPNFGRKSLNEIKEVLSGMGLHLGMDVEDWPPDNIEDLAKKLEDSF; translated from the coding sequence ATGATCCACAAGAACTGGGCAGAACTGATCAAGCCGACGCAGCTCGAGATCAAACCGGGCGCCGATCCGTCGCGTCAGGCGACGGTCGTGGCTGAGCCGCTTGAGCGTGGCTTTGGCTTGACGCTGGGCAACGCCCTGCGCCGTGTGCTGCTGTCGAGCCTTCAGGGCGCGGCCATCACAAGCGTGCAGATCGATAACGTGCTGCACGAATTCTCCAGCGTTGCGGGTGTCCGCGAGGACGTCACCGACATCATCCTGAACCTCAAGGGTGTGTCACTACGCATGGAAGTCGAAGGGCCCAAGCGCCTGTCCGTGACCGGCAAGGGTCCGGGCGTCGTGACCGCCGGTGACATCGCAGAGACCAACGGCATAGAGGTGCTCAACCGCGAGCATGTCATCTGCCACGTCGATGAAGGTGCCGAAGTGTACATGGAGTTCACCGTGAACACCGGCAAAGGCTATGTCGCCGCCGACAAGAACAAGCCCGAGGATGCACCCATCGGCCTGATCCCGATCGACGCGATCTATTCGCCGGTCAAAAAGGTCGCCTATGACGTGCAGCCGACCCGTGAGGGTCAGGTGCTGGACTATGACAAGCTGACCATGAAGATCGAAACCGATGGCTCGATCACACCTGAGGACGCCGTGGCCTTTGCCGCGCGTATCCTGCAGGATCAGCTGTCGATCTTCGTCAACTTCGAAGAGCCTGAGTCGGCCAACCGTCAGGACGAAGACGATGGTCTGGAGTTCAATCCGCTTCTGCTCAAGAAAGTGGACGAGTTGGAACTGTCGGTCCGGTCTGCGAACTGCCTGAAGAACGACAATATCGTTTATATTGGCGATCTGATCCAGAAGACCGAAGCAGAGATGCTGCGCACGCCGAACTTTGGCCGCAAGTCCTTGAACGAGATCAAGGAAGTGCTGTCGGGCATGGGTCTTCACCTTGGCATGGACGTCGAGGATTGGCCGCCGGACAACATCGAAGATCTGGCCAAGAAGCTGGAAGACTCGTTCTAA
- a CDS encoding FMN-binding negative transcriptional regulator yields MHPNQTFRRTDKGVALSFARDRTFGTLAVSTQGAPLISHVPFLLAEDGTTADLHLVRSNPIARVCGNATPVTLAVTGPDAYISPDWYGIDDQVPTWNYVAVHLVGMLRPLPVDDLPDLLARQSAAYEARLPGKAPWTMDKMSAETMAKFLRMILPFRLEIAEVQSTYKLGQNKDDTARQAAADMVETGLGSELGHLARLMRHPPDAE; encoded by the coding sequence ATGCACCCCAACCAGACCTTTCGCCGGACCGATAAGGGGGTGGCCCTTTCCTTTGCGCGCGACCGCACCTTTGGAACCCTAGCCGTTTCAACACAGGGCGCGCCGCTGATCTCCCATGTGCCCTTTCTACTGGCCGAGGATGGCACAACCGCAGATCTGCATCTGGTGCGGTCGAACCCCATCGCGCGCGTTTGCGGCAATGCCACGCCTGTCACACTCGCCGTCACCGGGCCGGATGCCTACATCTCTCCGGACTGGTACGGGATCGACGATCAGGTGCCGACTTGGAACTACGTCGCCGTCCACCTTGTCGGCATGCTACGGCCCCTGCCCGTTGACGATCTCCCAGACCTGCTCGCCCGCCAGTCCGCCGCCTACGAGGCGCGTTTGCCGGGCAAAGCCCCCTGGACCATGGACAAGATGAGCGCAGAGACCATGGCCAAATTCCTGCGGATGATCCTGCCCTTCCGGCTTGAGATTGCAGAGGTGCAGAGCACCTACAAGCTGGGTCAGAACAAGGATGACACTGCGCGCCAAGCCGCCGCTGATATGGTCGAAACCGGGCTTGGGAGTGAGCTTGGACACCTCGCTCGGCTTATGCGACATCCGCCCGACGCGGAGTGA
- a CDS encoding SDR family oxidoreductase: MTLTNKTILITAAGQGMGAASARACAAAGASVIATDVNGDLLDNLAGVAGIETRVLDVTKADQIAALAADLPDLDGMFNCAGVVHHGTVLDLTDDDWDFAVNLNVTSMVRMCRAFVPGLLRRADSQGSAAILNMASMASSEKGFVNRTAYGATKAAVIGLTKAIAADFVAQNLRCNALCPGTVDTPSLQGRIASAPDPVQAEKDFIARQPMGRLATVDDMTPTIVHLLSDGSRFVTGQTVLVDGGVTI; the protein is encoded by the coding sequence ATGACGCTGACAAACAAGACCATTCTGATAACAGCCGCAGGACAGGGCATGGGGGCTGCGAGCGCACGGGCCTGTGCGGCAGCCGGGGCATCCGTGATTGCGACGGACGTGAACGGCGATCTGTTGGATAATCTGGCCGGTGTCGCGGGGATCGAAACCCGCGTGCTGGACGTGACAAAGGCGGATCAAATCGCAGCGCTGGCCGCAGACCTCCCCGATCTGGACGGGATGTTCAATTGCGCGGGCGTTGTGCACCACGGCACGGTGCTGGACCTGACGGATGACGACTGGGACTTTGCGGTCAACCTGAACGTGACATCGATGGTGCGCATGTGCCGGGCCTTTGTGCCGGGCCTGTTGCGTCGCGCGGACAGCCAAGGCAGCGCCGCAATCCTGAACATGGCGTCCATGGCCTCATCCGAAAAGGGTTTTGTCAATCGGACGGCCTATGGCGCGACCAAGGCGGCGGTCATCGGGCTGACCAAGGCAATCGCCGCGGATTTCGTGGCGCAGAATTTGCGGTGCAACGCGCTGTGTCCCGGGACGGTTGATACGCCGTCGCTGCAGGGGCGGATTGCGTCGGCCCCGGACCCCGTTCAGGCGGAAAAAGATTTCATCGCACGCCAACCGATGGGCCGGTTGGCCACGGTTGACGACATGACGCCCACAATTGTGCACTTGTTGTCGGACGGCAGCAGATTCGTGACAGGGCAAACCGTTCTCGTCGACGGTGGTGTCACGATCTGA
- the rpsM gene encoding 30S ribosomal protein S13 — translation MARIAGVNIPTHKRVPIALTYIHGIGPAAAKEICTATNIDVSRRVNELSDAEVLAVREFIDANLTVEGDLRREVQMNVKRLMDLGCYRGLRHRRNLPVRGQRTHTNARTRKGPAKAIAGKKK, via the coding sequence TTGGCACGTATTGCCGGCGTCAACATCCCGACCCACAAGCGCGTCCCGATCGCGTTGACATACATCCACGGTATCGGCCCCGCCGCTGCCAAGGAAATCTGCACCGCCACCAACATCGACGTGTCCCGCCGTGTAAACGAGCTGTCGGACGCCGAAGTGTTGGCCGTGCGTGAGTTCATCGACGCGAACCTGACCGTCGAAGGCGACCTGCGCCGCGAAGTGCAGATGAACGTTAAGCGCCTGATGGACCTTGGCTGTTATCGCGGTCTGCGCCATCGCCGCAACCTCCCCGTGCGCGGTCAGCGTACGCACACCAACGCTCGCACGCGCAAAGGCCCCGCGAAGGCCATTGCCGGCAAGAAGAAGTAA
- a CDS encoding UxaA family hydrolase, with the protein MTQLPRLLTLSPQDNVAIALDDLAAGDVVGQDSLTLVQSVARGHKVAIAPIAAGRNVLRYGQIIGQATADIAAGEHVHVHNLGMGEHAQDYAHASEATELNAATDARTFDGYHRADGRVGTRNYLGILTSVNCSGSVAKFIAEAAEKSGLLDDFPNIDGIVPITHGTGCGMSGENEGYDTLFRTLAGYAQHPNFGGILLIGLGCEVMQVSALVGGRPIRADGALRYMTIQHEGGTRKTIEKGLTELRGIAELANAATRQPAPISHLMVGMQCGGSDGYSGITANPALGVASDMLVQHGGTTILSETSEIYGAEHLLTRRASSVEVGEKLIDRVRWWEDYTARNKGEMDNNPSPGNKRGGLTTILEKSLGAVAKSGSALLTDVYLFAEKIDKRGFVFMDSPGFDPCSVTGQIASGANLIVFTTGRGSVSGYMPTPCIKIATNSEMYARMADDMDVNCGDIISEGVSLHDKGAEIFEMFIRIASGEQTKSEDLGFGGVEFVPWQIGAVM; encoded by the coding sequence ATGACCCAACTGCCCCGTTTGCTGACGCTAAGCCCACAGGACAATGTCGCCATTGCGCTGGATGATCTGGCTGCGGGCGATGTGGTTGGGCAGGACAGCCTGACGCTGGTGCAATCGGTTGCACGCGGACACAAAGTGGCCATCGCGCCGATCGCGGCGGGCCGGAATGTGCTGCGCTACGGACAGATCATCGGGCAGGCGACCGCCGACATCGCGGCGGGAGAGCACGTTCACGTGCATAATCTTGGCATGGGCGAACACGCACAGGACTACGCGCATGCCAGCGAAGCAACAGAGTTGAACGCGGCAACCGATGCGCGGACCTTTGACGGCTATCACCGGGCCGATGGCCGCGTTGGAACGCGCAACTATCTGGGCATTCTGACTTCGGTGAACTGTTCGGGGTCGGTGGCAAAGTTCATCGCCGAAGCGGCGGAGAAATCCGGCCTGCTGGATGATTTCCCTAACATTGATGGTATTGTCCCCATCACCCACGGAACAGGCTGCGGCATGTCCGGCGAGAACGAAGGCTATGACACCTTGTTCCGTACGCTTGCCGGCTATGCCCAGCACCCCAATTTTGGCGGCATTCTGCTGATCGGACTTGGCTGTGAAGTGATGCAGGTGTCCGCGCTAGTGGGGGGGCGCCCCATCCGCGCAGATGGCGCGCTGCGCTACATGACCATCCAGCACGAAGGCGGCACCCGCAAGACAATCGAAAAGGGGCTGACAGAACTGCGCGGCATTGCCGAACTGGCCAATGCCGCCACGCGGCAGCCTGCACCGATTTCGCACCTGATGGTGGGGATGCAGTGTGGCGGATCGGACGGCTATTCCGGCATCACCGCCAATCCCGCCCTTGGCGTCGCCTCGGACATGTTGGTGCAGCATGGCGGCACCACGATCCTGTCCGAGACGTCAGAAATCTATGGCGCGGAACACCTGTTGACCCGTCGCGCGTCATCCGTCGAGGTGGGCGAAAAGCTGATCGACCGCGTCCGGTGGTGGGAGGATTACACCGCCCGCAACAAGGGGGAGATGGACAACAACCCCAGCCCCGGCAACAAGCGTGGCGGGTTAACCACCATTCTCGAAAAATCGCTGGGTGCCGTCGCCAAAAGCGGCAGCGCGCTACTGACGGATGTCTATCTCTTTGCGGAAAAGATCGACAAACGTGGGTTTGTCTTCATGGACAGCCCCGGGTTCGATCCGTGCTCTGTCACCGGACAGATTGCCTCTGGCGCCAACCTGATCGTCTTCACGACGGGGCGGGGATCAGTCTCGGGCTACATGCCGACACCCTGCATCAAGATTGCCACCAACTCTGAGATGTACGCCCGCATGGCGGACGACATGGATGTGAACTGCGGTGACATCATCAGCGAAGGTGTCAGCTTGCACGACAAGGGTGCCGAGATTTTCGAGATGTTCATTCGGATCGCATCCGGTGAACAGACAAAAAGTGAGGACCTCGGCTTTGGCGGGGTAGAGTTCGTGCCGTGGCAAATCGGGGCGGTGATGTGA